A region from the Sphingopyxis lindanitolerans genome encodes:
- the cysN gene encoding sulfate adenylyltransferase subunit CysN, which yields MTDPIYVTDALIAEDIDAYLAQHEKKSLLRFITCGSVDDGKSTLIGRLLYDSKMIFEDQLAALEADSKRVGTQGGEIDFALLVDGLAAEREQGITIDVAYRFFTTEKRKFIVADTPGHEQYTRNMVTGASTADLAVILVDARKGVLTQTRRHSFLAHLLGIKHIVLAVNKMDLVDYDKAVFERILLSYRAFASEIGITHFTAIPISGFKGDNITGLSDNTAWFQGPTLIAHLEGVEVAAQSDIEKEFRMPVQWVNRPDLDFRGFSGLIAGGRVAPGDPVRILPGGKTTTVARIVTLDGDLDQAGAGQSVTLTLADEIDCSRGDVIAAADAPPQAADQFEATLVWMADEAMIPGRAYWLKLATQSVSATVQAPKYEINVNTLDHLAAKTLDLNGIGVVELSTDKPIVFESYADNRTLGGFILIDKLTNATVAAGMLHFSLRRAQNVHWQATDIDRDMRAGLKNQRPALLWFTGLSGSGKSTIANLVEKKLHRMNRHSFLLDGDNVRHELNRDLGFTEADRIENIRRVGEVAKLMTDAGLIVITAFISPFKVERDMVRSMLPEGEFVEIFIDTPLAEAERRDVKGLYKKARAGQLKNFTGIDSPYEAPESPEIRIDTTAMTPDQAADMIVDRLLG from the coding sequence ATGACCGATCCCATCTATGTCACCGACGCGCTGATTGCCGAGGATATCGACGCCTATCTCGCGCAGCATGAGAAGAAATCGCTGTTGCGCTTCATCACCTGCGGATCGGTCGACGACGGCAAGTCGACGCTGATCGGGCGGCTGCTCTACGACAGCAAGATGATCTTCGAGGACCAGCTTGCCGCGCTCGAAGCCGACAGCAAGCGGGTGGGCACGCAAGGCGGCGAGATCGACTTTGCGCTGCTCGTCGACGGTCTCGCCGCCGAGCGCGAGCAGGGGATCACGATCGACGTCGCGTACCGCTTTTTCACCACCGAAAAGCGCAAGTTCATCGTCGCCGACACGCCGGGGCACGAACAATATACGCGCAACATGGTCACCGGCGCCTCAACCGCCGACCTGGCGGTGATCCTGGTCGACGCGCGCAAGGGCGTGCTGACCCAGACGCGCCGCCACAGCTTTCTCGCGCACCTGCTCGGCATCAAGCATATCGTGCTGGCGGTGAACAAGATGGACCTTGTCGATTACGACAAGGCGGTGTTCGAGCGTATCCTGCTCAGCTATCGCGCCTTTGCGAGCGAGATCGGGATCACCCATTTCACCGCGATTCCGATTTCGGGGTTCAAGGGCGACAATATCACCGGCCTTTCGGACAACACGGCCTGGTTTCAGGGGCCGACGCTGATCGCGCATCTGGAAGGTGTCGAAGTTGCCGCGCAGAGCGACATCGAAAAAGAATTTCGTATGCCGGTTCAATGGGTTAATCGTCCTGATCTTGATTTCAGGGGATTTTCCGGGCTGATCGCGGGCGGGCGTGTTGCGCCCGGCGACCCGGTTCGCATCCTGCCGGGCGGCAAGACGACGACCGTCGCGCGCATCGTCACGCTGGACGGCGACCTCGACCAGGCGGGCGCGGGTCAGTCGGTGACATTGACCCTGGCCGACGAGATCGACTGCTCGCGCGGCGACGTGATCGCGGCGGCCGACGCGCCTCCGCAAGCCGCCGACCAGTTCGAGGCGACGCTCGTCTGGATGGCCGACGAGGCGATGATTCCGGGCCGCGCCTATTGGTTGAAGCTCGCGACGCAGAGCGTTTCGGCGACGGTGCAGGCGCCGAAATATGAGATCAACGTCAACACGCTCGATCATCTCGCGGCGAAAACGCTCGACCTCAATGGCATCGGCGTCGTCGAACTGTCGACCGACAAGCCGATCGTGTTCGAATCCTATGCCGACAATCGCACGCTCGGTGGCTTCATCCTGATCGACAAGCTGACCAATGCGACGGTCGCGGCGGGGATGCTGCACTTCAGCCTCCGCCGCGCGCAGAATGTCCATTGGCAGGCGACCGACATCGACCGCGACATGCGCGCGGGGCTGAAGAATCAGCGGCCCGCGCTGCTCTGGTTCACCGGGCTGTCGGGGTCGGGCAAGTCGACGATCGCCAATCTGGTCGAGAAGAAGCTGCACCGGATGAACCGGCACAGCTTCCTGCTCGACGGCGACAATGTCCGGCACGAGCTCAACCGCGACCTGGGGTTCACCGAAGCCGACCGGATCGAGAATATCCGCCGCGTCGGCGAGGTCGCCAAGCTGATGACCGATGCCGGGCTGATCGTGATCACCGCCTTCATCTCGCCGTTCAAGGTCGAACGCGACATGGTGCGATCGATGCTGCCCGAGGGCGAGTTCGTCGAGATCTTCATCGACACCCCGCTCGCCGAAGCCGAGCGCCGCGACGTCAAGGGCCTCTATAAAAAGGCGCGCGCGGGCCAGCTCAAGAATTTCACCGGGATCGACAGCCCCTATGAGGCGCCGGAGAGTCCCGAAATCCGTATCGACACCACCGCGATGACGCCCGATCAGGCGGCGGATATGATCGTCGATCGCCTGCTGGGATAA
- the cysD gene encoding sulfate adenylyltransferase subunit CysD: MPRHEPAPHKSGLQRQKPIQLARRAARRQGQDMTDTLTHLDRLEAESIHIMREVMADAARPVMLYSVGKDSAVMLHLARKAFYPSPPPFPLLHVDTTWKFRAMYELRDRMARESGMELLVYQNPEAKERGINPFDHGPLHTDMWKTEGLKQALDLHGFDVAFGGARRDEEKSRAKERIFSFRTASHGWDPKQQRPELWNLYNARKAKGESIRVFPISNWTELDIWQYIARENIPIVPLYFAARRPTVERDGLLLMVDDDRFPLRPGEVPVERSVRFRTLGCYPLTGAVESEAATLSDVIQEMLLTTTSERQGRAIDKDAGDGSMEKKKQEGYF; encoded by the coding sequence ATGCCGCGGCATGAGCCTGCGCCTCACAAGTCTGGCTTGCAGCGCCAAAAGCCCATACAGCTTGCCCGCCGCGCGGCGCGGCGGCAAGGGCAGGACATGACCGATACGCTGACCCATCTCGACCGGCTGGAGGCCGAGAGCATTCATATCATGCGCGAAGTGATGGCCGACGCCGCGCGGCCTGTGATGCTGTACAGCGTCGGCAAGGACAGCGCGGTGATGCTGCATCTGGCGCGCAAGGCCTTTTATCCTTCGCCGCCGCCGTTTCCGCTGCTCCATGTCGATACGACGTGGAAATTCCGGGCGATGTACGAGTTGCGCGACCGCATGGCGCGCGAGAGCGGCATGGAATTGCTCGTCTATCAGAACCCCGAAGCCAAGGAGCGCGGGATCAATCCGTTCGATCACGGGCCCTTGCACACCGATATGTGGAAGACCGAGGGGTTGAAGCAGGCGCTCGACCTTCACGGTTTCGACGTCGCCTTCGGCGGTGCGCGGCGCGACGAGGAAAAGAGCCGCGCGAAGGAACGCATCTTCTCCTTCCGCACCGCCTCGCACGGCTGGGACCCGAAGCAGCAGCGGCCCGAACTGTGGAACCTCTACAACGCGCGCAAGGCGAAAGGCGAGAGCATCCGCGTTTTTCCGATCTCGAACTGGACCGAACTCGACATCTGGCAATATATCGCGCGCGAGAATATCCCGATCGTCCCGCTCTATTTCGCCGCGCGACGTCCGACGGTGGAGCGCGACGGATTGCTGCTGATGGTCGATGACGACCGCTTCCCGCTGCGACCCGGCGAGGTGCCGGTGGAGCGCTCGGTGCGCTTCCGCACGCTTGGCTGTTACCCGCTGACCGGCGCGGTCGAGAGCGAGGCGGCGACCTTGTCCGACGTCATCCAGGAAATGCTGCTGACGACGACGAGTGAGCGCCAGGGCCGGGCGATCGACAAGGACGCCGGCGACGGGTCGATGGAGAAGAAGAAGCAGGAGGGATACTTCTGA
- a CDS encoding LysR family transcriptional regulator — translation MIKRAHIRQFLAVVDAGSFTQAAHRIRVTQPALSTGIAELERLVGTPLFIRNRRQIRLTEAGGGFLPIARDLERGFRAADGFGRDDQRQASELKFGVIRSAPGELLQAIVAALRPGFSIELVENSDSELRAALGSGRIHMALLALRSDECGDHVRPLYAEPLAMFIASDHPLAGRIEVDPEELAAETMIARRSCEFLDATSRFFTRHGVRPRFALRSESDERCLRMVAAGIGITTAPVSLAIDGIVPLKVAGYDFHRALGLVVDPAWSGLSEVAPRLAHAFETIGAIAADWQRLKVDAAA, via the coding sequence ATGATAAAGCGCGCTCATATCCGTCAGTTTCTCGCCGTCGTCGATGCCGGCAGCTTCACCCAGGCGGCGCACCGCATCCGCGTCACCCAGCCGGCGCTCTCGACCGGGATCGCCGAGCTGGAACGGTTGGTCGGCACGCCGCTGTTCATCCGCAACCGCCGCCAGATCCGGCTGACCGAGGCGGGCGGCGGCTTCCTGCCCATCGCGCGCGATCTCGAGCGCGGCTTTCGCGCCGCCGACGGTTTCGGCCGCGACGACCAGCGGCAGGCGAGCGAGCTCAAATTCGGGGTCATCCGGTCGGCGCCGGGTGAATTGTTGCAGGCGATCGTCGCGGCGCTGCGACCGGGTTTTTCGATCGAGCTTGTCGAAAACAGCGATTCCGAACTGCGCGCCGCGCTCGGCAGCGGCCGCATCCACATGGCGCTGCTCGCGCTGCGGTCGGATGAGTGCGGCGACCATGTGCGACCGCTCTATGCCGAACCGCTGGCGATGTTCATCGCGTCGGATCATCCGCTCGCGGGACGGATCGAAGTCGACCCCGAGGAACTCGCCGCCGAAACGATGATCGCGCGGCGGTCGTGCGAATTTCTCGACGCGACGAGCCGTTTCTTCACGCGCCACGGGGTTCGCCCACGCTTTGCGCTGCGCAGCGAAAGCGACGAACGCTGCCTGCGCATGGTCGCGGCGGGAATCGGAATCACCACCGCGCCGGTGTCGCTCGCAATCGACGGCATCGTCCCGCTGAAGGTCGCGGGCTATGATTTCCACCGCGCGCTGGGGCTGGTCGTCGATCCTGCATGGAGCGGGCTGTCCGAGGTCGCGCCACGGCTGGCCCATGCATTCGAAACGATCGGCGCGATCGCGGCCGACTGGCAGCGGCTGAAGGTCGATGCCGCGGCATGA
- a CDS encoding isovaleryl-CoA dehydrogenase, translated as MRATPDFDFALGETADMIRETTARFADEQIAPLAARADADDWFPRDELWTRMGDLGLHGITVEEEYGGLGLGYLEHVIAVEEVSRASGAIGLSYGAHSNLCVNQIRRWGNAAQKAKYLPKLISGEHVGSLAMSEAGAGSDVVSMKLKAEKKGDRFLLNGTKFWITNATCADTLVVYAKTSPEAGSRGITAFLIEKDMPGFAIGQKIDKVGMRGSPTAELVFTDCEISEDQVMGPENGGVGVLMSGLDYERVVLAGLQLGIMQACLDTVIPYVRERRQFGKPIGSFQLMQAKVADMYVMLQSARSYVYNVAKACDAGQTTRFDAAGCILLASENAVKVAGEAIQALGGAGYTRDWPVERYWRDAKLLDIGAGTNEIRRMLIGRELIGAGA; from the coding sequence ATGCGCGCTACCCCCGATTTCGATTTCGCGCTCGGCGAAACCGCCGACATGATCCGCGAGACCACCGCCCGCTTTGCCGACGAACAGATCGCCCCGCTCGCCGCCAGGGCCGACGCCGACGACTGGTTCCCGCGCGACGAGCTATGGACGCGGATGGGCGATCTCGGGCTGCACGGCATCACCGTCGAGGAAGAATATGGGGGACTTGGCCTCGGCTATCTCGAGCATGTCATCGCGGTCGAGGAAGTGTCGCGGGCTTCGGGCGCGATCGGGCTCAGCTATGGCGCGCACTCGAACCTGTGCGTCAACCAGATCCGCCGCTGGGGCAATGCCGCACAGAAGGCGAAATATCTGCCCAAGCTGATCAGCGGCGAGCATGTCGGCAGCCTCGCCATGTCCGAAGCGGGCGCGGGCAGCGACGTCGTCTCGATGAAGCTGAAGGCCGAGAAAAAGGGCGACCGCTTCCTTCTCAATGGCACCAAATTCTGGATTACCAACGCGACCTGCGCCGATACACTGGTCGTCTACGCCAAGACCAGCCCCGAAGCCGGATCGCGCGGCATCACCGCCTTCCTGATCGAAAAGGACATGCCGGGGTTCGCCATCGGGCAAAAGATCGACAAGGTCGGCATGCGCGGCTCGCCGACCGCCGAGCTTGTCTTTACCGATTGCGAAATATCCGAAGACCAGGTCATGGGCCCCGAAAATGGCGGCGTCGGCGTGCTGATGTCGGGACTCGATTATGAGCGCGTCGTGCTTGCCGGGCTCCAGCTCGGCATCATGCAGGCGTGCCTCGACACCGTCATTCCCTATGTCCGCGAGCGTCGGCAGTTCGGCAAGCCGATCGGATCGTTCCAGCTCATGCAGGCGAAGGTCGCCGACATGTATGTGATGCTCCAGTCGGCGCGTTCCTATGTCTATAACGTCGCCAAGGCGTGCGACGCTGGTCAGACGACGCGCTTCGACGCCGCGGGCTGTATATTGTTGGCGAGCGAGAATGCGGTGAAGGTCGCGGGTGAGGCGATCCAGGCGCTGGGCGGTGCGGGCTATACCAGGGACTGGCCGGTCGAACGCTATTGGCGCGACGCCAAGCTGCTCGACATCGGCGCGGGGACGAACGAGATTCGCCGCATGCTGATCGGCCGCGAACTGATCGGCGCCGGCGCGTGA
- a CDS encoding M13 family metallopeptidase: protein MKKTVFAILLSTAAIVAGPVACSKGGDKAAATYTVGTELGISKDAMDTSVKPGDDFYAYANGNWQKTTAIPADRSSIGAFYIAFLETEKRTRELVDAIVKSGGDPKTDDGRIAAFYNAYMNTKAIDTAGMKPVAADLARFAAITDKASLSKVLGEQTRADVDPLNATDFNTENLFGIFVTQGLATPGDVIPYMLQGGLGLSEREYYLSADPKMATIRTQYQAYIAKLLTAAGQPDAEAKAKRIYDLEVKIAKAHASREESEDFAKSAGVWTKDDFAKKAPGIDWDAYLAAAGLDKAAKFGAYHAKAITGLSALVASEPLDTWKDWLAFHQINSHTDVLPTALDNAHFAFYGTTLSGTPQQRSRDKRALDALNTDLGDAVGRVYAEKYFPASAKAEVGDMVTGIKAAFAKRVNAIDWMAPETKKEAIKKVETIVVGVGYPETWRDYGSYTVSADNAYANEIAGDKAEYAHQLAKIGKPMDKAEWWMTPQTVNAVNLPVQNALNFPAAILQPPFFNAAADPAYNYGAIGAVIGHEISHSFDNNGAAFDSTGALRNWWTAADLKKFEEAGTALAAQFDTYKPFPDLAVNGKLTLGENIADVAGLQAAYDAYHASLGGKDAPVIDGFTGDQRFFIAYAQTWATKMRDEALRARIATDGHAPGMYRALTVRNLDAWYKAFDVKQGDKLYLAPDKRVRVWG, encoded by the coding sequence ATGAAAAAGACCGTCTTCGCCATCCTGCTGTCCACCGCCGCGATCGTCGCGGGGCCTGTCGCCTGCTCGAAGGGCGGCGACAAGGCCGCAGCGACCTACACCGTCGGCACCGAACTCGGCATCAGCAAGGACGCGATGGATACGAGCGTGAAGCCCGGCGACGATTTCTATGCCTATGCCAATGGCAATTGGCAAAAGACGACCGCCATTCCGGCGGATCGCTCGTCGATCGGCGCTTTCTATATCGCTTTCCTCGAGACCGAGAAGCGCACGCGCGAACTGGTTGACGCGATCGTCAAGAGCGGCGGCGATCCCAAGACCGACGACGGCCGCATCGCCGCTTTCTACAACGCCTATATGAACACCAAGGCGATCGACACCGCGGGGATGAAACCGGTCGCGGCCGACCTCGCGCGCTTCGCGGCGATCACCGACAAGGCCTCGCTGTCGAAGGTGCTGGGCGAGCAGACCCGCGCCGACGTCGATCCGCTCAACGCGACCGATTTCAACACCGAAAATCTGTTCGGCATCTTCGTGACCCAGGGTCTCGCGACCCCCGGCGATGTCATTCCCTATATGCTGCAGGGCGGCCTCGGTCTGTCCGAGCGCGAATATTATCTGTCCGCCGACCCCAAGATGGCGACGATCCGCACCCAATATCAGGCCTATATCGCCAAGCTGCTGACCGCCGCCGGACAGCCCGATGCCGAGGCCAAGGCGAAGCGGATCTATGACCTTGAGGTCAAGATCGCGAAGGCGCACGCGAGCCGCGAGGAGAGCGAGGATTTCGCCAAGTCGGCGGGGGTCTGGACGAAGGATGACTTCGCGAAGAAGGCGCCCGGCATCGACTGGGACGCCTATCTGGCCGCCGCCGGGCTCGACAAGGCGGCGAAGTTCGGCGCCTATCACGCCAAGGCGATTACCGGCCTGTCGGCGCTTGTGGCGTCGGAGCCGCTCGATACGTGGAAGGACTGGCTGGCGTTCCACCAGATCAACAGCCACACCGACGTGCTGCCGACCGCGCTCGATAATGCGCATTTCGCTTTTTACGGCACGACGCTTTCGGGCACACCGCAGCAGCGCAGCCGTGACAAGCGTGCGCTCGACGCGCTGAACACCGACCTCGGCGACGCGGTCGGCCGCGTCTATGCCGAGAAATATTTCCCGGCGTCGGCAAAGGCTGAGGTCGGCGACATGGTGACCGGCATCAAGGCGGCGTTCGCCAAGCGCGTCAACGCGATCGACTGGATGGCCCCCGAAACCAAGAAGGAAGCGATCAAGAAGGTCGAGACGATCGTCGTCGGCGTCGGCTATCCCGAGACGTGGCGCGATTATGGCAGCTACACCGTCAGCGCCGACAACGCCTACGCCAACGAAATCGCCGGCGACAAGGCCGAATATGCCCATCAACTCGCCAAGATCGGTAAGCCGATGGACAAGGCCGAATGGTGGATGACGCCGCAGACGGTCAACGCCGTCAACCTGCCGGTGCAGAATGCGCTGAACTTCCCCGCCGCGATCCTCCAGCCGCCCTTCTTCAACGCCGCCGCCGACCCGGCTTATAATTATGGCGCGATCGGCGCCGTCATTGGGCATGAGATCAGCCACAGCTTCGACAATAATGGTGCGGCCTTCGATTCGACCGGCGCGCTGCGCAATTGGTGGACCGCGGCGGACCTCAAGAAGTTCGAGGAAGCCGGCACGGCGCTGGCCGCGCAGTTCGATACCTACAAGCCGTTCCCCGATCTCGCGGTGAACGGCAAGCTGACGCTGGGCGAGAATATCGCCGACGTTGCGGGGCTGCAGGCCGCTTACGATGCGTACCACGCCTCGCTCGGCGGCAAGGATGCGCCGGTGATCGACGGTTTCACCGGCGACCAGCGCTTCTTCATCGCCTATGCGCAGACCTGGGCGACCAAGATGCGCGACGAAGCGCTGCGCGCGCGCATCGCGACCGACGGTCACGCGCCGGGCATGTACCGCGCGCTCACCGTCCGCAATCTCGACGCCTGGTACAAGGCGTTCGACGTCAAGCAGGGCGACAAACTCTACCTCGCGCCCGACAAGCGCGTGCGGGTGTGGGGGTAA
- a CDS encoding carboxyl transferase domain-containing protein: MSAPVLGTMMNSDSDAFRANAAHNRGLRDELYARVAEAALGGNAKSRERHTSRGKLLPRERVERLLDAGSPFLEIGQLAAGGLYEGEIPGAGMIAGIGRVSGRQAMIVCNDATVKGGTYYPLTVKKHLRAQEIAEANRLPCIYLVDSGGANLPHQDQVFPDRDHFGRIFFNQANMSAKRIPQIACVMGSCTAGGAYVPAMSDETVIVRGQGTIFLAGPPLVKAATGEEISAEDLGGGDLHAKKSGVVDHLAENDEHALTIVRDIMSHLSGPFVSSEVETPIGMREPRPPKYDAEDLYGIIPQDVRAPYDVHEVIARLVDASEFHEFKAQYGSTLVCGFAHIWGIPVAILANNGVLFSESAVKGAHFIELAQQRRIPLLFLQNISGFMVGGKYEAEGIAKHGAKLVTAVATATVPKITVLIGGSFGAGNYGMCGRAYSPRFLFTWPNARISVMGGEQAASVLATVHRDADKWTPEEAEAFKAPIRQKYEDEGNPYHATARLWDDGIIDPAQTRDVLGLAFTATLNAPVEDRGFGVFRM; the protein is encoded by the coding sequence GTGAGCGCACCTGTTCTGGGCACGATGATGAATAGCGACAGCGATGCGTTCCGCGCCAATGCCGCGCACAATCGCGGCCTTCGCGACGAGCTTTACGCGCGGGTCGCCGAAGCGGCGCTCGGCGGCAACGCGAAGTCGCGCGAGCGGCACACCAGCCGCGGCAAGCTGCTCCCACGCGAGCGCGTCGAACGATTGCTCGACGCGGGGTCTCCGTTCCTCGAGATCGGGCAACTCGCGGCGGGTGGCCTCTATGAAGGCGAAATTCCCGGCGCCGGGATGATTGCCGGTATCGGCCGCGTGTCGGGGCGGCAGGCGATGATCGTCTGCAACGATGCGACGGTGAAGGGCGGCACTTACTATCCGCTGACGGTCAAGAAGCATCTGCGCGCGCAGGAAATCGCCGAGGCGAACCGCCTGCCCTGCATCTATCTCGTCGACAGCGGCGGCGCGAACCTGCCGCACCAGGATCAGGTGTTTCCCGATCGCGACCATTTCGGGCGTATCTTCTTCAACCAGGCGAATATGTCGGCAAAGCGCATCCCGCAAATCGCCTGCGTGATGGGAAGCTGCACCGCCGGCGGCGCCTATGTGCCCGCGATGAGCGACGAGACGGTGATCGTGCGGGGGCAGGGCACGATCTTCCTCGCCGGGCCGCCGCTGGTCAAAGCGGCGACCGGCGAAGAGATCAGCGCCGAGGATCTGGGCGGCGGCGACCTGCACGCGAAGAAGTCGGGGGTCGTCGATCATCTCGCCGAGAATGACGAACATGCGCTGACGATCGTCAGGGACATCATGAGCCACCTCTCCGGTCCGTTCGTGTCGAGCGAAGTCGAGACACCCATCGGCATGAGGGAACCGCGCCCACCCAAATATGACGCGGAAGACCTCTACGGCATCATCCCACAGGACGTCCGCGCGCCCTACGACGTGCACGAAGTCATTGCGCGCCTCGTCGACGCCAGCGAGTTTCACGAGTTCAAGGCGCAGTACGGCAGCACCCTCGTCTGCGGCTTCGCGCATATCTGGGGCATCCCGGTCGCGATCCTCGCCAACAATGGCGTGCTGTTCAGCGAGAGCGCGGTCAAGGGCGCGCATTTCATCGAACTCGCGCAGCAGCGACGCATCCCCCTGCTCTTCCTCCAGAATATTTCGGGGTTCATGGTCGGCGGCAAATATGAGGCCGAGGGCATCGCCAAGCATGGCGCGAAGCTGGTCACCGCGGTCGCGACCGCGACGGTGCCGAAGATCACCGTGCTGATCGGCGGCAGCTTCGGCGCGGGCAATTACGGCATGTGCGGGCGCGCTTATTCACCGCGCTTCCTCTTCACCTGGCCCAATGCGCGGATCAGCGTGATGGGCGGCGAACAGGCGGCGTCGGTGCTGGCGACGGTCCACCGCGACGCCGACAAATGGACGCCCGAGGAAGCCGAGGCGTTCAAGGCCCCGATCCGCCAGAAATATGAGGATGAAGGCAACCCCTATCACGCGACCGCGCGCCTATGGGACGATGGCATCATCGACCCCGCGCAGACCCGCGATGTGCTCGGCCTGGCCTTCACCGCAACGCTGAACGCCCCGGTCGAGGACCGCGGGTTCGGCGTGTTCAGGATGTGA